From Leptotrichia wadei, one genomic window encodes:
- the rpoD gene encoding RNA polymerase sigma factor RpoD codes for MSDKKQNLKNSLANFIKQAREQKVVSYEEINSVLSIGFSTEKIDQLIKKLTDDGVQIVDTIKEKEDLLKVPESLEDIEKMELSDFEDSHDEFVESEIDDSEVDKLLQTDLLKMAESMDVDEPIKMYLREIGQIPLLSYEEEIDYAQRVLNGEEEAKQKLIESNLRLVVSIAKKHTNRGLKMLDLIQEGNMGLMKAVEKFEYEKGFKFSTYATWWIRQAITRAIADQGRTIRIPVHMIETINKIKKESRIILQETGKEPTAEELAKKLELPVEKVKSILEMNQDPISLETPVGSEEDSELGDFVEDDKFANPYDATTRVLLKEQLDEVLKTLNDREEMVLRYRYGLDDGSQKTLEEVGKIFNVTRERIRQIEVKALRKLRHPSRRKKLEDYRS; via the coding sequence ATGTCTGATAAAAAACAAAATTTAAAAAATAGTCTCGCAAATTTTATAAAACAGGCACGAGAGCAAAAAGTTGTAAGTTACGAAGAAATAAATTCTGTTTTGTCTATTGGATTTTCAACTGAAAAAATTGATCAGTTAATAAAAAAGCTGACTGATGACGGTGTTCAAATCGTAGATACTATAAAGGAAAAGGAAGATTTGTTAAAAGTTCCTGAATCTTTGGAAGATATTGAGAAAATGGAATTATCAGATTTTGAGGATTCGCATGATGAATTTGTAGAGAGTGAAATCGACGATTCGGAAGTGGATAAATTATTGCAGACAGATCTATTGAAAATGGCTGAAAGTATGGATGTGGATGAGCCAATAAAAATGTATTTAAGAGAAATTGGGCAAATTCCTTTACTTAGCTATGAAGAGGAAATTGATTATGCTCAAAGAGTTTTAAATGGAGAAGAGGAAGCCAAGCAGAAATTAATTGAATCAAATTTAAGACTTGTTGTCAGCATTGCAAAAAAACATACTAATCGTGGACTGAAAATGTTGGATTTAATTCAGGAAGGGAATATGGGGCTTATGAAAGCTGTGGAAAAATTTGAATACGAAAAAGGGTTCAAATTTTCAACTTATGCAACTTGGTGGATTAGACAGGCTATAACACGTGCGATTGCAGATCAGGGAAGAACAATAAGAATACCTGTTCATATGATTGAAACGATTAATAAAATTAAAAAGGAAAGCAGAATAATTCTTCAGGAAACTGGAAAGGAACCAACTGCAGAAGAACTGGCTAAAAAACTTGAGCTGCCTGTAGAAAAGGTAAAAAGTATTCTTGAAATGAATCAAGATCCAATCTCGCTGGAAACTCCAGTTGGAAGTGAAGAGGATAGTGAACTTGGGGATTTTGTAGAAGATGACAAATTTGCAAATCCTTATGATGCAACAACTAGAGTCCTTTTAAAGGAACAGCTTGATGAGGTGCTGAAAACATTGAATGATCGTGAAGAGATGGTACTTAGATATAGATATGGGCTGGATGATGGTTCTCAAAAGACTTTGGAGGAAGTTGGAAAAATCTTTAATGTAACGAGAGAACGTATCAGACAGATTGAGGTAAAGGCATTAAGAAAATTAAGACATCCGAGCAGAAGAAAAAAATTGGAAGATTATAGGAGCTAA
- a CDS encoding D-alanyl-D-alanine carboxypeptidase family protein gives MRKKVKIGIKSKKMVLSMAFLAMSAFSFADGENYHDYKALLIGDVNGNIIKEDNSLAVRPLASVTKIMTSILTLDKIKSGQISYDDKVTVSSKAASVPYGVKLTAGKQYTVRDLLKATIIKSSNNAAYALAEYVGGDVPSFVRSMNEKARSYGLDSLRYCSPNGLPPSYTGSCMDQGNARDLYKLAQITLKDYSDYLNFSKNKVDYIDNGNTKVTSTNTLLGNVQGVDGLKTGYHDAAGSNIVLTANRGDDRMIAVILGSNHAKDRNAIGAREINDYYIDGYAKKNSGNSYAYTGNNNGSNNNSNSSSKNRRNHNNSQNSNSDSFNNDNESNNNSNAENNTDQKGNKIEQFFNSIFGKNNNPARKMKIISRNDIVAVAKIGENKYNLYPTKDVEITATQRPNLTYTVNLNSGVNKNSRGKIVGTYIATDGTLTYSGELIMK, from the coding sequence ATGAGAAAAAAAGTAAAAATTGGCATTAAAAGTAAAAAAATGGTGTTGTCTATGGCATTTTTGGCTATGTCGGCGTTTTCATTTGCTGATGGCGAGAATTATCATGATTACAAGGCATTGTTAATTGGAGATGTAAATGGAAATATTATAAAGGAAGACAACAGTTTGGCAGTTCGACCTTTGGCATCAGTTACAAAAATTATGACATCAATATTGACATTAGATAAAATAAAATCAGGGCAAATTTCATACGATGATAAGGTAACAGTTTCATCAAAAGCGGCTTCAGTTCCTTATGGGGTAAAATTGACTGCTGGAAAACAGTATACAGTAAGGGATTTGTTAAAGGCTACAATTATAAAGTCATCAAATAATGCTGCTTATGCACTTGCTGAATATGTGGGAGGAGATGTGCCGAGTTTTGTACGTTCAATGAATGAAAAGGCAAGAAGTTATGGCTTAGATTCGCTTAGATATTGTTCTCCAAACGGATTGCCGCCTAGTTATACAGGTTCTTGCATGGATCAGGGAAATGCACGTGATTTGTATAAATTAGCTCAAATAACGTTAAAAGATTATAGCGATTATTTAAATTTTTCAAAAAATAAAGTAGATTACATTGACAATGGAAATACAAAAGTGACTTCTACAAATACTCTTTTGGGAAATGTGCAAGGAGTAGACGGATTAAAGACAGGTTATCACGATGCTGCAGGTTCAAATATTGTATTGACGGCAAATAGGGGCGATGATAGAATGATAGCTGTCATTTTAGGTTCAAATCATGCGAAGGATAGAAATGCAATTGGGGCAAGAGAAATAAATGATTATTATATAGATGGATATGCAAAGAAAAATAGCGGAAACAGCTATGCTTATACAGGCAATAATAATGGAAGTAATAATAACAGCAATAGCAGCAGTAAAAATAGACGTAATCATAACAATAGCCAAAATAGCAATAGTGATAGTTTCAATAATGATAATGAGTCCAATAATAACAGTAATGCTGAAAATAACACTGATCAGAAGGGCAATAAAATAGAGCAGTTCTTTAATTCAATTTTTGGTAAAAATAATAATCCAGCAAGGAAAATGAAAATTATAAGTAGAAATGATATAGTAGCAGTAGCAAAAATAGGTGAAAATAAATATAATTTATATCCTACAAAAGATGTGGAAATAACTGCAACTCAACGACCAAATTTGACTTATACAGTAAACTTAAATTCAGGAGTGAATAAAAATAGCAGGGGTAAAATTGTAGGAACTTATATTGCAACTGATGGAACATTGACTTATAGTGGAGAGTTAATTATGAAATAA
- the dnaG gene encoding DNA primase, with protein sequence MFYSKKEIQKLIDNLDIVQVIGEYVNLKKAGSDYKGLSPFKEEKTPSFTVSPVKNIFKDFSTQIGGNVISFYMKINDIGFIQAVEELSQKYNIPLRKNRGYEAVNRETEKKKAVNREYFEIIKEAQIFFRENIEKYDEALEYMKERDFSLEEIKKFGIGFASSSRDDLFQYLLEKDFPEEKIMELGLAKRNENGEIYDSFRNRVIFPIYNADAQIVGFGGRIIEKNTNLPKYLNSPDSPIFKKGNELFGIKYRGENIRKKGFAMLMEGYLDVLTAQKHGFENAVASLGTAFTEEQAELLKRYTDKVLISYDNDEAGKNAIVKAGYILKKYDFDVKCLVMDGSEKDPDEFLRKNGKRAFIEVVKKSEEIFDFLTREASKDLDLNNINGEKKFIERLKPFFSNITNNLSKNLYLQRLSVNFGINDFVLEESLKNISVETSKRKKRKDRGNQKVQYKKLKEDLNIALEEQTLMYILEFYDSERKRCEELLNKEFSHSLFNELIKKLKLVNFDIVQLDKNDISEESREAVTQLKLRADKDIKYKDSYFKDRYFMEVYSGWFEREIREESKKSEEENNKIKKIELKKLLLKMKNVNKIEEIKKLYDEFILIRRLGYV encoded by the coding sequence ATGTTTTACAGTAAAAAAGAAATACAAAAGTTAATTGACAATCTGGACATCGTTCAAGTGATTGGTGAATATGTTAATTTGAAAAAGGCAGGTTCAGATTATAAAGGGTTATCTCCGTTTAAGGAGGAAAAGACTCCTTCCTTCACAGTCAGTCCAGTAAAAAATATTTTTAAAGATTTTAGTACTCAAATTGGTGGAAATGTAATTTCGTTTTATATGAAAATTAATGACATTGGATTTATTCAAGCGGTGGAGGAATTGTCACAAAAGTATAATATTCCGCTTAGAAAAAATAGGGGATATGAGGCAGTTAATCGGGAAACTGAGAAGAAAAAGGCTGTAAACAGGGAATATTTTGAAATAATAAAGGAAGCTCAGATATTTTTTAGGGAAAATATTGAGAAGTATGATGAAGCATTGGAATATATGAAGGAGAGGGATTTTTCGCTAGAGGAAATAAAAAAGTTTGGAATTGGATTTGCTTCAAGTTCACGAGATGATTTATTTCAATATTTACTAGAAAAAGATTTTCCAGAAGAAAAAATAATGGAACTGGGACTTGCCAAAAGAAATGAAAATGGAGAAATCTATGACAGTTTCAGAAATAGGGTAATTTTTCCAATTTACAATGCGGATGCCCAAATTGTTGGATTTGGAGGTCGTATAATTGAGAAAAATACTAACTTGCCTAAATATCTTAATTCTCCAGATTCGCCTATTTTTAAAAAAGGAAATGAACTTTTTGGAATAAAGTACCGAGGGGAAAATATTAGGAAAAAAGGTTTTGCAATGCTGATGGAAGGTTATCTTGACGTGCTGACAGCCCAGAAACATGGGTTTGAAAATGCAGTAGCAAGTCTTGGAACGGCATTTACCGAAGAACAGGCGGAACTTTTGAAGAGATATACAGATAAGGTGCTGATTTCGTATGATAATGATGAAGCGGGAAAAAATGCTATTGTAAAAGCTGGATATATTTTGAAAAAATATGATTTTGATGTGAAATGTCTGGTTATGGACGGGAGTGAGAAGGATCCTGATGAGTTTTTGAGAAAAAATGGGAAAAGGGCTTTTATAGAAGTTGTAAAAAAATCAGAAGAAATTTTTGACTTTTTGACAAGGGAAGCTTCAAAGGATTTGGATCTGAATAATATAAATGGCGAGAAAAAGTTTATTGAAAGGTTAAAGCCATTTTTTTCAAATATCACGAATAATCTTAGTAAAAATTTATATTTACAGCGATTGTCAGTTAATTTTGGAATTAATGACTTTGTATTGGAAGAATCGCTAAAAAATATATCAGTTGAAACTTCAAAAAGAAAAAAAAGAAAAGATCGTGGAAACCAGAAAGTCCAGTATAAAAAGTTAAAGGAAGACTTGAATATTGCATTGGAAGAGCAGACGCTTATGTACATTCTGGAATTTTACGATTCTGAAAGGAAAAGATGCGAAGAATTGTTAAATAAGGAATTTAGCCATTCTTTGTTTAATGAGCTGATTAAAAAGCTGAAACTTGTAAACTTTGATATAGTACAGCTTGATAAAAATGATATTAGCGAAGAAAGCAGGGAAGCTGTAACACAGTTAAAATTACGGGCAGATAAGGATATTAAGTATAAGGACAGCTATTTTAAAGATAGATATTTTATGGAAGTCTATTCTGGATGGTTTGAGCGGGAAATAAGAGAGGAAAGTAAAAAATCAGAAGAAGAAAATAATAAAATAAAAAAAATTGAATTAAAAAAATTGTTGTTAAAAATGAAAAATGTTAATAAAATTGAGGAAATAAAGAAATTATATGATGAATTTATATTGATAAGGAGACTGGGTTATGTCTGA
- a CDS encoding RNA polymerase subunit sigma: protein MLKKIFEDIKKKGSFSFEKIIENYTMSDDEFFEFLKFIHLENIPEVRNSTDGSDFIVLEDENVFIAEKDIIKSYLENIKEKYEESEKKSESERENEELIDKYLKIAVKESLLYSKYGFSFLDTVQEATLGIMSGLNYYNQIMEITKEPEFFIKNFAVKYILEFQKNLLKDIKSSELSYILYLKVKVDKSMGLSMEEISRQMNVSTEYIEQLEMLFDEVEPEELMENTQVFEKADKITQMYILENIPKKLNYLDEQILVMTYGLDDKVYTEKEIARSLNIAKHNVKILKEKALNKLSIDMMRNDFVENSEEANYTVN, encoded by the coding sequence ATGTTAAAAAAAATTTTTGAAGATATTAAAAAGAAGGGAAGTTTTAGTTTCGAGAAAATCATTGAAAATTACACAATGAGTGATGATGAGTTTTTTGAGTTTCTAAAATTTATTCATCTGGAAAATATTCCTGAAGTTAGAAATTCGACTGATGGAAGTGATTTTATTGTACTGGAGGATGAAAATGTTTTTATTGCGGAAAAAGACATTATAAAGTCATATTTGGAAAATATAAAGGAAAAATATGAGGAATCTGAGAAAAAGAGCGAGAGTGAAAGGGAAAATGAAGAATTAATTGACAAGTATTTGAAAATCGCTGTAAAGGAAAGTCTGCTTTATTCAAAATATGGATTTTCATTTTTAGATACGGTTCAGGAGGCTACGCTAGGAATTATGTCGGGGCTGAATTACTATAATCAAATTATGGAAATTACAAAGGAGCCTGAATTTTTTATAAAAAATTTTGCTGTAAAATATATTTTGGAATTTCAGAAGAATTTATTAAAAGATATTAAATCTTCAGAATTATCATATATTTTGTATTTGAAAGTAAAAGTGGATAAAAGCATGGGACTTTCAATGGAGGAAATAAGCAGGCAGATGAATGTCTCAACAGAATATATCGAGCAGCTGGAAATGCTGTTTGATGAAGTTGAGCCTGAAGAATTGATGGAAAATACGCAAGTATTTGAAAAAGCTGATAAAATTACACAAATGTATATTTTAGAAAATATTCCGAAAAAATTAAATTATTTGGATGAGCAAATTTTAGTCATGACTTACGGGCTTGATGATAAAGTTTATACAGAAAAGGAAATTGCGAGATCATTGAATATTGCAAAACATAATGTGAAAATTTTAAAGGAGAAGGCGCTTAATAAGCTTTCAATTGATATGATGAGAAATGATTTTGTGGAAAATAGCGAAGAGGCAAATTATACGGTAAATTAA
- a CDS encoding FHA domain-containing protein, with the protein MLWGIRRFLSNFRSIFRRPFGRGSIYRLERLRSIARMRESGKSRSERSSLGVDRGIKKYEKRKLNARNQKSYKFFNVKNILIMMVLIFTFIFVHFSGYSAKSLYFSIFIYIGVTLYLLIVERFFEKVEVQEEIRNIKNDREREHNVFLEKVKEIEDLEKSQIEHIFLKDSEDYDMKIWKVGRATSLLIGKQTPRNRVDIDVSDGIYSNLVSRAHGILNRVNGIWYYEDLGSQNGSGIERNLDKRKIKLKKNIPVKVESGDIIYLATTKILLK; encoded by the coding sequence ATGTTATGGGGAATTAGAAGATTTTTGTCAAATTTTAGAAGTATTTTTAGACGGCCGTTTGGACGAGGCAGTATTTATCGGCTGGAAAGGCTTAGAAGTATTGCACGAATGAGGGAAAGTGGAAAAAGTAGAAGTGAAAGAAGCAGTTTGGGAGTTGACAGAGGGATTAAAAAATATGAAAAACGAAAGTTAAATGCTAGAAATCAGAAAAGTTATAAATTTTTTAATGTGAAAAATATTTTAATAATGATGGTTTTGATATTTACGTTTATTTTTGTACATTTTTCAGGATATTCTGCAAAAAGTCTTTATTTTTCGATTTTTATTTATATTGGAGTTACACTTTATTTGCTTATTGTGGAAAGATTTTTTGAAAAGGTGGAAGTTCAAGAGGAAATTAGGAATATAAAAAATGACAGGGAAAGGGAACATAATGTTTTTTTGGAAAAAGTGAAGGAAATAGAGGATTTGGAGAAAAGTCAGATTGAGCATATATTTTTGAAGGATTCTGAAGATTATGATATGAAAATTTGGAAAGTTGGAAGAGCGACTTCTCTTTTGATTGGAAAACAGACACCTAGAAATAGGGTTGATATTGATGTAAGTGATGGAATTTATTCTAATTTAGTTAGCAGGGCTCATGGAATTTTAAATCGAGTCAATGGGATTTGGTATTATGAGGATTTGGGTTCGCAAAATGGGAGCGGAATTGAAAGAAATCTGGATAAGCGGAAAATAAAATTAAAAAAAAATATACCTGTAAAAGTGGAGTCAGGCGATATAATTTACTTGGCAACTACAAAAATATTATTAAAATAA
- a CDS encoding Nif3-like dinuclear metal center hexameric protein, protein MKLWQIMGELQTIFSPKIAEEWDNVGLLVGDNTREINKVLFCLDVTEKAVQKAVDNNVDLIISHHPVIFSGLKKITNETVHGRKILKLIENKIAVYSIHTNSDFAINGLNDFIMDKLNLDGEKVIFNEHEFEDYNPIKNKMEHVRSGLARIKILNEKMKLGDLIERIKDSLGISYVRYVGNKNSYVRKIGLVTGGGSSFMYEVANKIDVFLTGDLRYHEALDALEEGHILVDIGHFESEYLFVDMMEQEMGKFFKGGMIRHFEDEVFKLG, encoded by the coding sequence ATGAAATTATGGCAAATAATGGGAGAACTGCAGACAATTTTCAGTCCAAAAATAGCGGAAGAATGGGATAATGTCGGGCTTCTTGTGGGGGATAACACTAGAGAAATAAATAAAGTATTATTTTGCTTGGATGTGACAGAGAAGGCTGTGCAGAAGGCTGTGGATAATAATGTGGATTTAATAATTTCACATCATCCAGTTATTTTTTCAGGATTGAAGAAAATTACAAATGAAACTGTGCATGGGAGAAAAATTTTAAAACTGATAGAAAATAAAATAGCAGTTTATTCAATTCATACAAATTCAGATTTTGCAATAAATGGACTAAATGATTTTATAATGGATAAATTGAATTTGGATGGTGAAAAAGTAATTTTTAATGAGCATGAATTTGAAGATTATAATCCAATAAAAAATAAAATGGAACATGTTCGTAGCGGACTTGCCAGAATTAAAATATTAAATGAAAAAATGAAACTTGGGGATTTAATAGAAAGAATAAAGGATTCGCTTGGGATAAGCTATGTGAGATATGTTGGGAATAAAAATTCTTATGTGAGAAAGATTGGGCTTGTTACAGGTGGCGGAAGTTCGTTTATGTACGAAGTGGCAAATAAGATAGATGTATTTTTAACTGGGGATTTGAGATACCACGAGGCTCTGGATGCTTTGGAGGAAGGGCATATTTTAGTTGATATTGGGCATTTTGAAAGTGAATATCTGTTTGTAGATATGATGGAGCAGGAAATGGGAAAATTTTTTAAAGGAGGAATGATACGTCATTTTGAAGATGAAGTATTTAAATTAGGATAA
- the murI gene encoding glutamate racemase: protein MSIGVFDSGIGGLTVLKEIRKVLPDEKIYYLGDTARVPYGEKTKELIIRYSKEIVEFLLEKNVSAIVVACNTATALALKELKETFKIPIIGVIEAGARTAIEATKNGKIGVIGTKATIQSGKYEEEIKLFNKKVEVLQKACPLFVPAVEEGILSGKLVNQIIKTYLDDFKGKVDTLILGCTHYPLLKDAISKIYPDIKIVDPAKETALDLKEILEQNEFLKNDAKKDEEVKYYVTDGQEKFKEIGIMFLEEDIPKVELVKL, encoded by the coding sequence ATGTCTATTGGAGTATTTGATTCAGGAATTGGAGGGCTTACTGTATTAAAGGAAATTAGAAAAGTTTTGCCAGATGAAAAAATATATTATCTTGGAGATACGGCAAGAGTTCCGTATGGTGAAAAGACAAAAGAACTGATTATAAGATATTCAAAGGAAATCGTTGAATTTTTGCTGGAAAAAAATGTGAGCGCTATTGTAGTAGCTTGTAATACAGCCACTGCACTTGCATTAAAGGAATTGAAGGAAACTTTTAAAATTCCGATTATTGGAGTAATTGAAGCTGGGGCGAGAACGGCGATAGAAGCGACAAAAAATGGTAAAATCGGTGTAATTGGAACGAAGGCGACTATACAGTCTGGAAAATATGAAGAGGAAATAAAACTTTTTAATAAAAAAGTGGAGGTGCTTCAAAAGGCTTGCCCGCTTTTTGTTCCGGCGGTGGAAGAGGGGATTTTAAGCGGTAAGCTGGTAAATCAAATAATAAAAACGTATCTTGATGATTTTAAGGGGAAAGTAGATACTTTGATATTGGGATGTACTCATTATCCTTTGTTAAAAGATGCCATAAGTAAAATTTATCCAGATATAAAAATTGTAGATCCAGCAAAAGAAACAGCTTTGGATTTGAAGGAAATTTTGGAGCAAAATGAATTTTTAAAAAATGATGCGAAAAAAGATGAAGAAGTAAAATATTATGTGACAGATGGGCAGGAAAAATTTAAGGAAATTGGAATTATGTTTTTGGAGGAAGATATTCCAAAAGTTGAATTGGTAAAATTATAG
- a CDS encoding DnaJ domain-containing protein, translating into MNYYEVLGVSENADISEIKKKYRKLAMKYHPDRNSGDENATKKFREVTEAYEVLGDEKKREEYDYKRKNVQSQRRNKNRKENVKDEFSQNDFTFGRDFFKSAKEMRGMFENSFRMDKKGEKRARSEKENIKSRFDQFFDVKKKNNDNLG; encoded by the coding sequence ATGAATTATTATGAAGTGCTAGGTGTATCTGAAAATGCTGATATTTCAGAAATAAAGAAAAAATATAGGAAATTGGCGATGAAATATCATCCAGACAGGAATTCGGGGGATGAAAATGCTACTAAAAAATTTCGGGAGGTAACTGAGGCTTATGAGGTTCTTGGGGATGAAAAGAAAAGGGAAGAGTATGACTATAAAAGAAAAAATGTTCAGAGTCAAAGAAGAAATAAGAATAGAAAGGAAAATGTCAAGGATGAATTTTCTCAAAATGACTTTACTTTTGGAAGGGATTTTTTTAAAAGTGCTAAGGAAATGAGAGGGATGTTTGAAAATAGTTTTAGGATGGATAAAAAGGGAGAGAAAAGGGCAAGGTCTGAAAAAGAGAATATTAAAAGTAGATTTGATCAGTTTTTTGATGTAAAGAAAAAAAATAATGATAATTTGGGGTAA
- the ruvA gene encoding Holliday junction branch migration protein RuvA, producing the protein MFEYISGKLAIKKIDYVALEINGLAYKIHISLKTFEKIGNIGNDEKLYIFTNVKEDDISLYGFKTQNERELFKALISISGVGPKLAIAILSTFNMREIIEIVTEDESKIFTRVPGLGIKKAQKIILDLKDKVKKIDISEMLEETSNLSNGKLITSESFDPKISLMKEDLKLALESLGYTNTDISKWIKDSELAQLKDISEAIKIVLQKIQNKK; encoded by the coding sequence ATGTTTGAATATATTTCAGGAAAATTAGCAATAAAAAAAATAGATTATGTTGCATTAGAAATAAATGGATTGGCATATAAAATTCATATATCGTTGAAAACATTTGAAAAAATAGGAAATATTGGGAATGATGAAAAATTATATATTTTTACGAATGTGAAGGAAGATGATATTTCGCTTTATGGGTTTAAAACACAAAATGAAAGGGAACTTTTTAAGGCTTTGATAAGCATAAGCGGAGTAGGGCCAAAACTTGCAATTGCGATATTATCAACTTTTAATATGAGGGAAATTATTGAAATTGTTACGGAAGATGAGTCTAAAATTTTTACAAGAGTTCCAGGGCTTGGAATAAAAAAGGCTCAAAAAATAATACTGGATCTGAAGGATAAAGTGAAAAAAATAGATATATCGGAAATGCTTGAAGAAACTAGCAATCTATCGAACGGAAAACTGATAACTTCAGAATCCTTTGATCCTAAAATTTCACTAATGAAGGAAGATCTAAAATTAGCCTTGGAATCTTTAGGATATACAAATACTGATATTTCCAAATGGATAAAAGATAGTGAATTGGCTCAATTAAAGGATATTAGCGAGGCTATAAAAATAGTTTTGCAAAAGATTCAAAATAAAAAATAG
- a CDS encoding NRAMP family divalent metal transporter encodes MTNIAKTKAGWYSKFKAFGPGILMASAAIGGSHIVASTQAGALYGWQLAIIVILVNVFKYPFFRFGTQYTLERKKSLIEGYEEKGKIYLWVFFIMNIFSAIINIAAVGILTAAILANILKLTILPSLTPAAMASMINMLTTIVLVGSLAMMIFGGYKLLDSSSKFIVVSLTIATVVAVIIALFKHHPMAPNFVAPSPWKLKALPFIISLMGWMPAPIEISAINSMWTVEKQHEMKVPRKIAMLDFNVGYFVTTILAFVFLALGALIQYGTGTAIKGASAAYITQFIKMYSSVIGNWSGLLIAFIAFMCIFGTTITVVDGYSRANAETLRLIRKQKEITTAHFNTWMIVTVILAMIIVFFFAGNVAAMMNFAMIFSFVSAPVYSYLNFSLVKDNSKLPVWLWFLSVAGIVYLAGFTIFFLVYLSGILK; translated from the coding sequence ATGACAAATATAGCAAAGACGAAAGCAGGATGGTATAGCAAGTTTAAAGCCTTTGGGCCTGGTATTCTTATGGCTTCGGCGGCTATTGGGGGATCTCATATTGTGGCATCTACGCAAGCGGGTGCATTATACGGATGGCAACTGGCAATTATTGTAATTTTAGTAAATGTTTTTAAATATCCGTTTTTCCGTTTTGGAACTCAATATACTTTAGAAAGAAAGAAATCGTTAATTGAAGGTTATGAGGAAAAAGGAAAGATTTATTTATGGGTATTTTTCATTATGAATATATTTTCAGCAATTATTAATATTGCAGCAGTAGGTATTTTGACAGCGGCAATTTTGGCAAATATCTTGAAATTGACAATTTTACCTAGTCTTACACCTGCAGCGATGGCTTCAATGATTAATATGCTTACTACAATTGTTCTTGTGGGATCGCTTGCAATGATGATATTTGGAGGTTATAAGCTTTTAGACAGTTCATCGAAATTTATTGTTGTTTCATTGACAATAGCGACAGTTGTTGCTGTTATTATAGCATTATTTAAGCATCACCCTATGGCACCGAATTTTGTAGCACCATCTCCGTGGAAATTAAAGGCATTGCCATTTATCATATCATTGATGGGGTGGATGCCTGCACCAATTGAGATTTCGGCAATTAATTCGATGTGGACTGTTGAAAAGCAGCATGAAATGAAAGTGCCACGTAAAATTGCAATGCTTGACTTTAATGTAGGTTATTTTGTTACAACAATATTAGCCTTTGTGTTTTTAGCGCTTGGAGCATTGATTCAGTATGGTACAGGAACTGCGATTAAAGGAGCAAGTGCAGCTTATATTACTCAATTTATAAAAATGTACTCAAGTGTAATTGGAAACTGGTCTGGACTTCTTATTGCATTTATCGCATTTATGTGTATTTTTGGTACGACAATTACAGTTGTGGATGGTTATTCACGTGCAAATGCTGAAACTTTACGTTTGATTCGTAAGCAAAAGGAAATAACAACTGCACATTTCAATACTTGGATGATCGTAACTGTAATTTTAGCAATGATTATAGTATTTTTCTTTGCTGGAAATGTGGCTGCAATGATGAATTTTGCGATGATATTTTCATTTGTTTCAGCTCCCGTTTATTCTTACCTTAATTTCTCACTTGTTAAAGATAACAGTAAATTACCTGTCTGGCTATGGTTTTTGTCAGTTGCGGGAATTGTATATTTAGCAGGATTCACAATATTTTTCCTTGTTTATTTATCAGGAATTTTAAAATAA